Proteins from one Candidatus Bipolaricaulota bacterium genomic window:
- a CDS encoding phosphoenolpyruvate carboxylase: protein MNVPRCMSTQHPDNVQPPFFADHPVVQGEAEIREAYYAYSHLGCTEQMWDYEGKEVDGFVVKKLLSRYAGFFRRKRLGQDLRLTLRVPNPRVEKLEAKVLLETLESIPRSFDTARSFYGETAPYPIFEVILPMTTSAEELNRVYYYYKEFVGGKEKQRCYDIAVGRWLGNFRPDTIEVIPLLEDKERLLEADRIVEEYLRDKDVAQQRVFLARSDPALNYGQIGAVLLEKVALQRLERLERKMGIEILPILGAGSSPFRGNLRPDRVREVLAEYPSVQTFTIQSAFKYDYPEDEVRRAVELINGASRGPAEEVDEPRCLEIIDKVAKRYAESVRVLAPLVNEIGAYVPPRRARKLHIGLFGYSRELNGYSHVHLPRAIKFCAALYSVGVPPEILGLSALNREELAFVRSVYPHLEQDMGDSLRYLNEKNLQYLPTVAQEEVHEALNTFPVDVDEEHREITGAILASLRTEDGKPSLSELITRAAMRRHFLG, encoded by the coding sequence ATGAATGTTCCCCGATGTATGAGCACACAGCACCCGGACAACGTACAGCCGCCGTTCTTCGCCGATCATCCGGTGGTGCAAGGTGAAGCGGAAATCAGGGAGGCCTACTACGCCTATTCCCACCTTGGCTGCACGGAGCAGATGTGGGACTACGAAGGGAAGGAAGTCGATGGTTTTGTCGTCAAGAAGCTTCTCTCGCGCTATGCGGGATTCTTCAGGAGAAAACGCTTGGGCCAGGACCTGCGTCTCACACTCCGTGTTCCAAACCCTCGCGTAGAAAAGCTAGAAGCGAAAGTACTTCTGGAGACACTGGAGAGCATTCCCCGCTCGTTCGATACCGCTCGCTCGTTTTACGGTGAAACGGCTCCCTACCCCATCTTCGAGGTCATCCTTCCCATGACGACCAGCGCGGAAGAGCTCAACCGGGTCTACTACTATTACAAGGAATTTGTCGGCGGCAAGGAGAAACAGCGTTGTTACGATATCGCTGTTGGTCGCTGGTTGGGAAACTTCCGACCGGATACGATCGAGGTGATCCCTCTTCTCGAAGACAAGGAACGGCTCTTGGAGGCGGATCGCATTGTCGAGGAGTACCTCCGTGACAAGGATGTAGCCCAGCAACGGGTGTTCTTGGCCCGGAGTGATCCGGCCCTGAACTACGGACAGATCGGCGCGGTCCTCCTCGAAAAGGTCGCGCTCCAGCGACTGGAAAGGCTGGAGAGGAAGATGGGGATCGAGATTCTCCCGATCCTCGGGGCGGGTTCCTCCCCGTTTCGCGGAAACCTGCGACCGGACAGGGTGCGGGAGGTGTTGGCCGAGTACCCGTCGGTTCAGACGTTCACGATCCAGTCAGCCTTCAAGTACGACTATCCCGAAGATGAGGTGCGGCGCGCCGTTGAACTGATCAATGGAGCCTCACGTGGCCCTGCGGAGGAAGTCGACGAGCCGCGATGTCTGGAAATCATCGATAAAGTGGCGAAGCGCTATGCGGAAAGTGTTCGCGTCCTCGCTCCATTGGTCAACGAAATCGGGGCTTATGTCCCGCCGCGGCGGGCTCGAAAGCTCCACATCGGTCTTTTCGGCTACTCGCGGGAATTAAACGGGTACTCACACGTCCACCTCCCGCGGGCGATCAAGTTCTGCGCCGCCCTTTACTCGGTCGGCGTGCCTCCAGAGATCCTCGGGCTCAGCGCCCTCAATCGTGAAGAGCTTGCGTTTGTTCGTTCGGTCTATCCCCATCTGGAACAAGACATGGGGGATAGCCTCCGTTACCTCAATGAAAAGAACCTGCAGTACCTGCCCACCGTTGCGCAGGAGGAGGTCCACGAGGCATTGAACACGTTCCCCGTCGATGTCGACGAGGAGCACCGCGAGATCACCGGGGCGATCCTAGCCAGTTTGCGGACCGAGGATGGGAAACCGTCTCTCTCGGAGCTTATCACAAGAGCTGCGATGCGCCGGCACTTCCTTGGATAA